One window from the genome of Glycine soja cultivar W05 chromosome 12, ASM419377v2, whole genome shotgun sequence encodes:
- the LOC114378125 gene encoding embryonic abundant protein USP92-like → MALRCLVMSLSVLFTLGLARESHARDEDFWHAVWPNTPIPSSLRDLLKPGPASVEIDDHPMQIEETQYPKTFFYKEDLHPGKTMKVQFSKPLFPQPWGVGTWLKEIKDTTKEGYSFEELCIKKEAIEGEEKFCAKSLGTVIGFAISKLGKNIQVLSSSFVNKQDQYTVEGVQNLGDKAVMCHRLNFRTAVFYCHEVRETTAFMVPLVAGDGTKTQALAICHSNTSGMNHQMLHQLMGVDPGTNPVCHFLGSKAILWVPNLSVDTAYQTNIVA, encoded by the exons ATGGCACTTCGTTGCTTGGTGATGTCCCTTTCTGTTCTCTTCACT CTTGGTCTTGCGAGAGAAAGCCATGCCAGAGACGAAGATTTTTGGCATGCTGTTTGGCCAAACACTCCCATTCCAAGTTCATTGCGAGATCTTCTAAAGCCTGGCCCTGCAA GTGTTGAAATCGATGATCACCCTATGCAAATTGAAGAAACACAGTACCCGAAAACCTTCTTCTATAAAGAAGACCTTCATCCAGGCAAAACAATGAAAGTACAATTCAGCAAGCCTCTCTTTCCACAACCATGGGGTGTTGGTACATGGTTAAAGGAAATTAAAGACACTACTAAAGAAGGATATAGTTTTGAAGAGCTATGCATCAAGAAAGAAGCCATTGAGGGAGAAGAGAAGTTTTGTGCAAAATCCTTGGGAACAGTAATTGGTTTTGCCATTTCAAAGCTGGGAAAGAACATTCAAGTACTTTCAAGTTCCTTTGTCAATAAGCAAGACCAATACACTGTGGAAGGAGTGCAGAATCTTGGAGACAAAGCAGTGATGTGTCATAGGCTAAATTTCAGAACTGCAGTATTTTACTGCCATGAAGTCCGTGAAACAACAGCTTTCATGGTTCCATTGGTGGCTGGTGATGGAACCAAAACTCAGGCACTTGCTATTTGCCACTCAAATACTTCTGGAATGAATCATCAAATGCTTCATCAACTTATGGGAGTTGATCCTGGAACTAACCCTGTTTGCCATTTCCTTGGAAGCAAGGCCATTTTATGGGTACCCAATTTATCTGTGGACACTGCCTATCAGACCAACATTGTTGCTTAA